The DNA region GAGCGTTCCATCCGTGGGGGTTCACGGGGTGTGGCCCGCGGGGAAGACAACCGCTCGTCCCTTCGCCAGCGCTCCCGATCGTCATGGTAGCGGTCTCGTTCTCTTTCTCGCTCTCGTTCTCGACGATCTCGTTCCCGGTCGCTAAGTCGTTGGTCCCTCTCCCGATCTCGGAGGTGGTCACGGTCGCGGACTTCGCGGTCGAGGTCCCGACGGCGGTCGATGTCGGCGTGGCTGCTTGTGCGGCGGTGGTTGTCCGGACGGGAGAGGTAAGGGCCGCCGTTGTTGCGGGTGTAGCCCCGGACAGAAGAaatgtcgtcgtcggatTCGACCTCGATAACGCGGTGGCCGCCGTTGCGGTGGAGGGAAgcggctgctgcggctggggctgggggacCGCGGTCTCTTCCGCGGTCGCTGGCTCGGTCGCTGTGTCTCCTCTCGTCGCTGTCTCGTTCACGGTCGCTGTGTCGTCTTGCCTCTCTTTCGCGGTCTGACTCTCGTGTTGGACGCTTGTCTCGCTCCCTGTCCCTCTCCCGCTCACGTGCTCTAtccctctctctgtctcGCTCTCTGTCTCTTTCCCGTTCTCGCTCCCGTTCTCTGTCAAAGGCAGCTTCGGCAGCTCTTTGGCGCTCCCTCTCGCGCTCCCGGCTTGACTGTTTCCTGCTTCTTCGGATGCGCTCGTCCTCTGAATCAGTAGAGTCCGTCTCGTCGTGAGACCACGACCGGTTCAGCCTCGAACTGGGAAGATCCCCATCTCTGCTACCCCTAGAGGCAGTTACCACCACTGGTACCGGGCCTTCCTTTCTTCCTCGTGACCCGCTCAGGCTTCGTTGCCGCTCGCTGGCCGGTGGCATGCCCGTCATAAAGCTGGTGAGCTTGTCTTTGAGGTCATACAGAGTGCTTTTCCGCCTGTGCTCGTCGTCCCCTCTTGGTGTTGTCCTACCACTGTCACCTGGCGATGGTCGTGGTGAGTGGGTTCTTACGCCGGGGTGGGCATGTGGGTGCGATGTTGGaatgggaggtggaggcatGCTTGTGCGGATGATACGGGGTAACTCCTCGGAGCTGCCGGTATAAACGCGGCGAACACCGGGAATCGGGGGCTCGTTGGAAGGGCGCTGAGTCCGTCTTGGTGTTCGGGGACTGATCGGGGGTTCGTCCGACTCCGATGTGCTGTATTGTCTGGGCTGGCTGTGACGACGCGGTTGCGGGCTGCGATCAGGGCCGAGGTGAGGTATCCTAACTGATGGGCGGCCCTCCATAGGTGAATGCGGATAATCGGAGAAGCTCCTTCGGCGTGATGGTTCATCGGAGGAAGACTGGCGATGAAGGTAGTGCTCCCGCTCCCTGGCAGCCTGTTCTCTGGCCCGCTCTCGCTCTCGTTCTGGTGATCTTGATGGCCCTGGTGCTACATTCACATATGTCACCTTGACTGGACGAGAGCCAAAGTAGTCGCGAGGTGTCCCTGGCTGTGGTGTCGGCGGGACGTGGTGAACATTGTATGA from Podospora pseudoanserina strain CBS 124.78 chromosome 1, whole genome shotgun sequence includes:
- a CDS encoding hypothetical protein (EggNog:ENOG503Q3ZJ); the protein is MANPTATDAEDGNAYYGYLFTTAKPIPTPTPILDAFLRALSLHIIKEIGDKNDRYLTPKKLAAFYKAAGYNFDFLFVDMDNPFISDVFQGLGCQHWLLPTEDDYAPPSIPALTTKGFVRWQAIQTLLEPQEQVPVLQYAAKHWGLKHPDTAFQFPADLPKEALPQDTDIDTDRWYQECKAKHIQEAAAEEPKEKPKEKPREKPREEPKPTYAERRIPSYNVHHVPPTPQPGTPRDYFGSRPVKVTYVNVAPGPSRSPERERERAREQAAREREHYLHRQSSSDEPSRRRSFSDYPHSPMEGRPSVRIPHLGPDRSPQPRRHSQPRQYSTSESDEPPISPRTPRRTQRPSNEPPIPGVRRVYTGSSEELPRIIRTSMPPPPIPTSHPHAHPGVRTHSPRPSPGDSGRTTPRGDDEHRRKSTLYDLKDKLTSFMTGMPPASERQRSLSGSRGRKEGPVPVVVTASRGSRDGDLPSSRLNRSWSHDETDSTDSEDERIRRSRKQSSRERERERQRAAEAAFDRERERERERDRERDRERDRARERERDRERDKRPTRESDREREARRHSDRERDSDERRHSDRASDRGRDRGPPAPAAAAASLHRNGGHRVIEVESDDDISSVRGYTRNNGGPYLSRPDNHRRTSSHADIDRRRDLDREVRDRDHLRDRERDQRLSDRERDRRERERERERDRYHDDRERWRRDERLSSPRATPREPPRMERSPRRSRDRDRDRERERPHPNEGRERMPSPAGAGVTGVSGRKYPDISSVASSSGPWPPSTPKMSAAGSAEPVASGGRGGPVAD